One genomic region from Stackebrandtia nassauensis DSM 44728 encodes:
- a CDS encoding helix-turn-helix transcriptional regulator encodes MRTVLVCVKTPESAQRITASAIRMGLAQAVRTVLTTDEVHMRMATTPADVVLVDVGLARPDPVQFTRTVLARAPRAGVVLVGAVDPRVAAMTVAAGARGVVRGGGEEGEDLVVALTQAIMLICPRAAGLNGGQRRVPTQRGGPVGLTEREMQVLRGMSEGKSNAEIGRDLFVSEDTIKTHARRLFRKLGARDRAHAVAEGFRGGIVT; translated from the coding sequence GTGAGAACCGTTCTGGTCTGTGTCAAGACCCCGGAATCGGCCCAGCGAATCACCGCCAGTGCCATCCGCATGGGCCTGGCTCAGGCGGTACGCACGGTGCTGACCACCGACGAAGTCCACATGCGCATGGCGACCACGCCCGCCGACGTCGTTCTGGTCGACGTCGGACTGGCCCGGCCCGACCCGGTCCAGTTCACCCGTACCGTCCTGGCCCGCGCACCACGGGCCGGAGTGGTCCTGGTGGGGGCCGTGGATCCCCGGGTCGCGGCGATGACGGTCGCCGCCGGCGCGCGGGGGGTCGTGCGGGGCGGGGGAGAAGAGGGTGAGGACCTGGTCGTCGCGTTGACCCAGGCCATCATGCTGATCTGCCCGCGCGCGGCGGGGCTCAACGGGGGACAGCGCAGGGTACCGACCCAACGCGGCGGCCCGGTGGGGCTGACCGAGCGGGAGATGCAGGTGCTGCGGGGAATGAGCGAGGGGAAGAGCAACGCCGAGATCGGACGCGACCTGTTCGTCTCGGAGGACACCATCAAGACGCACGCGCGCCGTCTGTTCCGCAAGCTCGGCGCCCGCGACCGGGCGCACGCGGTCGCCGAAGGCTTCCGGGGAGGAATAGTCACCTGA
- the groES gene encoding co-chaperone GroES, producing the protein MGVAIKPLEDRIVVQTNEAETTTASGIVIPDTAKEKPQEGTVLAVGPGRVDDKGNRVPIDVKTGDVVLYSKYGGTEVKYNGEDYLVLSARDVLAVIEK; encoded by the coding sequence ATGGGCGTTGCCATCAAGCCGCTCGAAGACCGCATCGTGGTTCAGACGAACGAGGCCGAGACCACCACCGCCTCGGGCATCGTCATTCCCGACACCGCCAAGGAGAAGCCGCAGGAGGGCACCGTCCTGGCCGTCGGCCCCGGCCGTGTCGACGACAAGGGCAACCGGGTCCCGATCGACGTCAAGACCGGCGACGTCGTCCTGTACTCGAAGTACGGCGGCACCGAGGTCAAGTACAACGGCGAGGACTACCTCGTGCTGTCGGCCCGCGACGTGCTCGCGGTCATCGAGAAGTAA
- a CDS encoding VIT1/CCC1 transporter family protein, whose product MTDTPADQPHPGEPHHERLGDKLNWLRAGVLGANDGIVSTAGIVVGVAGASTSRLAIFTAGLAALVAGALSMAGGEYVSVSSQRDTERAMIRKEKRELKTMPEAEERELAGLYEQRGLSPELAAEVARELTKKDALAAHAEVELGIDPDAPANPWTAAFASFVSFSIGALLPLVAILLPSVSLRVGACAAAVVLALVLTGLISARLGQAGPGPAIARNVGIGVVTMAVTYVVGHLFGVATG is encoded by the coding sequence GTGACCGACACACCCGCCGACCAACCGCATCCCGGCGAGCCGCACCACGAACGGCTCGGCGACAAGCTCAACTGGCTGCGCGCCGGGGTCCTGGGCGCCAACGACGGCATCGTCTCCACCGCCGGAATCGTCGTCGGTGTCGCCGGGGCCAGCACCTCGCGACTGGCGATCTTCACCGCCGGACTCGCCGCGCTGGTCGCGGGCGCGCTGTCGATGGCGGGCGGCGAGTACGTCTCGGTGTCGAGCCAGCGCGACACCGAACGCGCCATGATCCGCAAGGAGAAGCGCGAGCTCAAGACCATGCCCGAGGCGGAGGAACGCGAACTCGCCGGGCTGTATGAACAACGTGGACTGTCGCCGGAGCTGGCCGCCGAGGTGGCCCGGGAACTGACCAAGAAGGACGCTCTGGCCGCGCACGCCGAAGTCGAGCTCGGCATCGACCCCGATGCCCCGGCCAACCCGTGGACCGCCGCCTTCGCCTCGTTCGTGTCGTTCTCGATCGGCGCACTGCTGCCGCTGGTCGCGATCCTGCTGCCGTCGGTGTCGCTGCGCGTGGGCGCCTGCGCGGCCGCGGTCGTCCTGGCGCTCGTACTGACCGGCCTCATCAGCGCCCGGCTCGGCCAGGCGGGGCCCGGCCCCGCGATCGCCCGCAACGTCGGCATCGGCGTGGTGACGATGGCCGTCACCTACGTCGTCGGCCACCTGTTCGGGGTGGCCACGGGCTGA
- a CDS encoding class I SAM-dependent methyltransferase, with protein sequence MDIERLNTQTGRALLARADALLAADPRRAAVALRRETDDAALASAALTQAESRRSAVAKFGADAARMFFTRDGLEQASRAVVSDRRARRVAAAGAARVADLCCGIGSDAFALVRQGLRVLAVDSDPATAAVAAASARELGLGDRIEVRCADALATDLSGMDAVFADPARRVNGRRIFDPARYVPPLPALWEAAAAVPLKVGKVGPGIDHAAIPDGAEAEWVSVDGSVVEAALWSGFGDAVRRRATVIGTGQAADGPRVAELTGDGEREAEVGDVGEYLYEPDGAVIRAHLVAELADGLEARLGHEGIAYLYADKLVTTPFATAYRIGDVLPFHVKRLREALRQRGIGRLTIKKRGADVVPEQLRTQLRPSGDGEATLVVTRLAGKHVVLLCQPVATPNRWPTT encoded by the coding sequence GTGGACATCGAGCGCTTGAACACTCAGACCGGGCGGGCGCTGTTGGCGCGGGCGGACGCGCTGCTGGCGGCCGATCCGCGGCGGGCGGCGGTGGCGTTGCGGCGTGAGACCGACGACGCCGCGCTGGCCTCGGCGGCGTTGACGCAGGCCGAGTCGCGGCGTTCGGCGGTGGCGAAGTTCGGGGCGGACGCGGCGCGGATGTTCTTCACCCGCGACGGCCTGGAGCAGGCCAGCCGCGCGGTCGTGTCGGACCGGCGGGCCCGGCGGGTGGCGGCGGCCGGGGCGGCGCGGGTGGCCGACCTGTGCTGCGGCATCGGATCGGACGCGTTCGCGTTGGTGCGGCAGGGGCTACGGGTGCTGGCGGTGGACAGCGATCCGGCGACGGCGGCCGTCGCGGCGGCCTCGGCGCGGGAACTGGGACTGGGCGACCGGATCGAGGTGCGGTGCGCCGACGCGCTGGCGACCGACCTGTCGGGGATGGACGCGGTGTTCGCCGACCCGGCGCGGCGGGTCAACGGCCGTCGGATCTTCGATCCGGCGCGGTACGTTCCGCCGCTGCCCGCGTTGTGGGAGGCGGCCGCGGCCGTGCCGCTGAAGGTGGGCAAGGTGGGGCCCGGCATCGACCACGCGGCGATCCCCGACGGCGCCGAGGCCGAATGGGTCAGTGTGGACGGATCGGTCGTGGAAGCGGCATTGTGGAGCGGCTTCGGCGACGCGGTGAGGCGGCGGGCGACGGTGATCGGCACCGGGCAGGCGGCCGATGGGCCGCGCGTCGCCGAACTGACCGGCGACGGTGAGCGCGAAGCCGAGGTCGGAGACGTCGGCGAGTACCTGTACGAACCGGACGGGGCGGTGATCCGCGCGCACCTGGTGGCCGAGCTGGCGGACGGTCTGGAAGCGCGGTTGGGGCACGAGGGCATCGCCTACCTGTACGCCGACAAGCTCGTGACCACGCCGTTCGCGACGGCCTACCGTATCGGGGATGTGCTGCCGTTTCACGTGAAAAGGCTTCGGGAAGCGTTGCGACAGCGGGGAATCGGACGGCTGACGATCAAGAAGCGCGGCGCCGACGTGGTGCCCGAGCAGCTGCGGACCCAGTTGCGGCCGTCCGGGGACGGCGAGGCGACCCTGGTGGTGACGCGGCTGGCGGGCAAGCACGTCGTGCTGCTGTGTCAGCCCGTGGCCACCCCGAACAGGTGGCCGACGACGTAG
- the groL gene encoding chaperonin GroEL (60 kDa chaperone family; promotes refolding of misfolded polypeptides especially under stressful conditions; forms two stacked rings of heptamers to form a barrel-shaped 14mer; ends can be capped by GroES; misfolded proteins enter the barrel where they are refolded when GroES binds), translated as MPKILKFSDDARQNLEHGVNHLADTVKVTLGPKGRNVVLDQSFGAPTITNDGVTIAKEIELDDPYANLGAQLVKEVATKTNDVAGDGTTTATVLAQSLVHGGLKNVASGASPIALKRGMDAAAAAVNEALLARADQISSKEDIAKVATVSAQDAGIGDLLAEAFQSVGADGVITVEEGSTLATELDITEGMQFDKGYISPYFVTDHEEQEAVLEDALILITNSKIGSIEELLPVLEKVQPTGKPLLIIAEDVEGQALATLVVNAARGTFRACAVKAPAFGDRRKAMLEDIAVLTGGQLVSDEIGLKLDQVGVDQLGNARRVVVEKDTTTIVDGAGEKAAVDARVAQIKTQAEQTDSSWDREKLEERLAKLSGGVAVIRVGAATEVELKERKHRIEDAVSATRAALEEGVVPGGGTALVGVREALDKLDVIGEEQVGVDLVRKSLASPLHCIAANAGVSGDVVVSKVEEAGWGHGYNAATGTYGDLAADGIVDPVKVTRNAVNNAVSIAGLILTTDVLVVDKPEEPADDDSHGHSHGHSHPH; from the coding sequence ATGCCGAAGATCCTCAAGTTTTCCGATGACGCCCGCCAGAACCTGGAGCACGGTGTCAACCACCTGGCCGACACCGTCAAGGTGACCCTGGGTCCCAAGGGCCGCAACGTGGTCCTCGACCAGTCGTTCGGCGCCCCCACGATCACCAACGACGGCGTCACCATCGCCAAGGAGATCGAACTCGACGACCCGTACGCCAACCTCGGCGCGCAGCTCGTCAAGGAGGTCGCCACCAAGACCAACGACGTCGCCGGAGACGGCACCACGACCGCCACGGTCCTGGCGCAGTCGCTGGTGCACGGCGGCCTGAAGAACGTGGCCTCGGGCGCCAGCCCGATCGCGCTCAAGCGCGGCATGGACGCCGCGGCCGCCGCCGTCAACGAGGCGCTGCTGGCCCGCGCCGACCAGATCTCCAGCAAGGAGGACATCGCCAAGGTGGCGACGGTCTCCGCGCAGGACGCCGGGATCGGTGACCTGCTGGCCGAGGCCTTCCAGTCCGTGGGCGCCGACGGCGTCATCACGGTCGAGGAGGGTTCGACCCTGGCGACCGAGCTGGACATCACCGAGGGGATGCAGTTCGACAAGGGCTACATCTCGCCGTACTTCGTCACCGACCACGAGGAGCAGGAGGCCGTCCTCGAAGACGCCCTCATCCTCATCACCAACTCCAAGATCGGTTCGATCGAGGAGCTGCTGCCGGTGCTGGAGAAGGTGCAGCCCACCGGCAAGCCGCTGCTGATCATCGCCGAGGACGTCGAGGGCCAGGCCCTGGCGACCCTGGTGGTCAACGCCGCGCGCGGCACCTTCCGCGCCTGCGCGGTCAAGGCCCCGGCCTTCGGCGACCGCCGCAAGGCCATGCTCGAGGACATCGCGGTGCTGACCGGCGGACAGCTGGTCAGTGACGAGATCGGCCTCAAGCTGGACCAGGTCGGCGTCGACCAGCTGGGCAACGCCCGGCGCGTCGTCGTCGAGAAGGACACCACCACCATCGTGGACGGTGCTGGCGAGAAGGCCGCCGTCGACGCCCGGGTCGCGCAGATCAAGACCCAGGCCGAGCAGACCGACTCCAGCTGGGACCGCGAGAAGCTGGAGGAGCGGCTGGCCAAGCTGTCCGGCGGCGTCGCCGTCATCCGGGTCGGCGCGGCCACCGAGGTCGAACTCAAGGAGCGCAAGCACCGCATCGAGGACGCCGTCTCGGCGACCCGCGCGGCCCTTGAGGAAGGCGTCGTCCCCGGCGGCGGCACCGCCCTGGTGGGTGTGCGCGAGGCGCTGGACAAGCTCGACGTGATCGGTGAGGAGCAGGTCGGCGTCGACCTGGTCCGCAAGTCGCTGGCGTCCCCGCTGCACTGCATCGCGGCCAACGCCGGTGTCTCCGGTGACGTCGTGGTGTCCAAGGTCGAGGAGGCCGGTTGGGGTCACGGCTACAACGCGGCCACCGGCACCTACGGTGACCTCGCCGCCGACGGCATCGTCGACCCGGTCAAGGTGACCCGCAACGCCGTCAACAACGCGGTCTCGATCGCCGGTCTGATCCTGACCACCGACGTGCTGGTCGTGGACAAGCCGGAGGAGCCCGCCGACGACGACAGTCACGGGCACAGCCACGGCCACAGCCACCCGCACTAG